Within Anopheles nili chromosome 3, idAnoNiliSN_F5_01, whole genome shotgun sequence, the genomic segment TTTGCACCACAAAGATTGCACACTCCGAGAAGCTTGCACGCGTTACATCGAACCGGATTCGGTGTCGCAAGCGAAGACCTACCGTTCGCAAATGGGTGGGTAGATGTAAGCCTCAGCAAAACCACGGCACTTTTCCTAGCCTCGGTTCACGCACGGCAACCAAAGCGCACGGTTGGCTTCCTACTGTGTCGCCCTTAGAGATCGTTGACTCATTTCCAATCCATGCAAAGATCATCCGCCAGCACCGCTCCGGTCAgcaacgacgatgacgacccGGGTCTGGTTGTTTCATTCGCCTTTCGCCTTTCGCTCACCACCACAGGCACCAGCGTCAGCGATCTTCGCCGACTCCCGTGAGGCACGACGGCGAAAGAAAGGAGAATAAAAACGGCTCGTTCGGTGCCGTGTGACTCACGGCGGCCTGGCAGCTGAAGAAGTTTCTCCGCGTCCACAATGGCGGGGAACCGGTTCGATCCGAGAATATGGGCCAGAGTGTGTGAGGAATTTTTGGCCAGCGTTGGGTTCGTTTCTTCGGTCACCGTTGAAGTCACGCCGATGGTCATTCAATCACTCGATCACGAAAGCTCACCGCCACACCGTAATTGCGCTAATCgaaacgtttttttgtgtgcttccttATGCCCGGCTTGACATTGGCGCACAGGTGCCTTGATGctgcacacagacacacgcaccgTCGAGGTGGAAGCTGGTTGCGTTCtcaccacacacaaaaagaaaaaccccgagcgatcgcgcgatcgcggcTGGTGCTGACAGAAGACGTCCGCTCGGCTCGAACGTGGCTCACTGAATGAGCTTTCGTTGGCTCTCCGACGAGCAGTTGGTGCTGAGAAGGGCCAACTTCCGATGCGAGCCCGGTGGCCGTAAGAAAAGGCACGCTCGGGAGCACCTGCTGGTTGACACGCTCGGGATGCGGCAATATTTTTCCCTGCTGCATGCGTGTTTCACAGAcggcgtttgttttcattgcacGGTCTCGAGCGCACGGTTGCGTGCTTTCGCGATGGAAAACATCTTCCTAGTTAGTTCGTCTAACTAGGATGATGAAAAgaagagaatgagagagagagatagagagagagagagagagagagagagagatcgggAAAGCGAGTGAGCTCGAGAGCTGAAGGTGctttttgtttacgtttgcgttcgtgTACCGTGTCGAAAATAAGCAAGAGGCGAACATTTGCTTCCCAGGAACGGTTTATGGACGCACTGATAGCgatgtaattttgtttgttggaagTAAAGTTTTTAAGATTGTCATGTTCGCGTTTGAGCAGCACTGCCGTGTTGCTGTCACGATTTGGACGTGATTTGGGATGGCGcttgatttttaaaaattttgctAACATAACTCGTTTACTTTTCGTGGCTCCACTGGGCAACGGTAACGGAAAAACATTGAGACGTGGTGCGAATTTGATGCTGGCTATACGCGTGGATAAAGCAGTGAAATGCAAACGAACGCTGTATCAATCGATAATCAACGAAGGTATGTGACAGAAGAAATAACACATTTTATAGCAAAAAATGAGTGTTACACAAACCATTTAGAAAACAAATACGAGCTTTCGAATAGGATAATAATATccttaaactttttttaatttaacacCAACGAAAACCGTTTGATctataatttgatttaaaagtTTGCTCtagaggttcgtcgcttgttgcatcgttgaagtcttttgtccTGATTTGCACGCAAGCTATTGCAAACAAGTGTATATGGGAATATTGCATGCAATGTCTAAGAGAATTTTCTTGATAGTTTTCTACGTACTTCTTTAAATGAATGGGATAGTTTAACTGAGGATATGCTACATGTAATATAATGGACTTTAAATTGAATGCAGCAAAATAAGATATTTAACATAAGgtgtttttaaattcaattaaattattatttgattGGCAGCAAGCTATGATTTTATAGGCATTGGTTGATGGTATTTGAAATAGATGCACACGTGTGCTCCTATCTCTTTTTACCTTTGATTTAGGACTGGAACTCTTTCAAACAACCaaattaactaaaaaaaagtaagtTAAAATCTAGTTAGAGATGTAGGAATATATACAAAAACATCTGCTTGAGTACAACATTGGagcgcaaaaagaaacaagagtattgaaagcaaaatcaaaatttattccTTCATGCTCGATTCACATTTTCCGACAACCTTTAACCGCTAAAATCTAAAGTAATCATCAGCTAAGGGAGGCCGCCATCTCGACCATCAGAACACCTtggacgtattttttttttcacggtaGTTTTCACTATGGACAAATCGTTAGTCATTAACTAGTTCGCATGTTAATTGGTCGGCTGACAATGCCCACCAAAAGGAAGCGCTCGGGAAAACCTCATCAAAGCTACCCAACACTTCGGGCACGTGCGCACGCGTTGCCGCTAGCAACCCGCACAGCATGCCGATGAAGACGAGATTGGGTGAAACACGCCGGTGGCGCCAATCAAACGGTAATTATAGCAGCTGACATCCGAGTCGTGCCACGAATTTAGACAACAATGTACCAGCCGGACGGGTGGGTAGGTAGGTGGGCGCGTGtgctaaaaaagaaaaatgtatatattcCCACTAGACCCACCAGCTGTGGCAATGATTTAAAACACGAGCAGAAAACATCGCGACAACTATCATCATCGACCGCACTCAAAGGCTAATGgggaggggttggttttgtattctttttctttctgctgccGCTTTGTAGGCAGGGAATTCCCCAATTTCGTTATGAAATCATAAACCTCCCCTCCTCTCCTGCTCGACGGGGGGTGGAGagatttgagaaaaaaaaatcatatcgGACGACGAACGAACCACCCGAGAAAGATACCAATTTAAGCTACACCGTGGCTagtagatgtttttttttgtatgtttggtTAGGtctatttaaaaatgcatcctcAAGGTCCGCCGAACTAGCAGCCCAAGCGGGTCGCGTTCGAATTAGCATTTCGGCGCAGATTTCGGCATTGTGCGGTTTTGTATGGCATTCTGTGTcttcttgctgttgctgttgttgttttgctcgcTTCGAGGCTCCACGCCGGAGGTCATCACTGGGGGGatgagggaagaaaaaagaagcaggaAGGAGGCAAGTGGCCGAAATGGAACCACCTCGATGGGCTGAACCGTGAATGATTACCGGCCAGCccggggttcgtcgcttgtgctACCGTTGTCGTCTTTTCTTTCGAACAACAGCCTCCAAGCAACGCATGAAAGCGAGAGTCGTGGGGATGGGTTTTTAAATCTCATAATCGCTGCCGAGCGAGAAGCGTGCGCCTACGGACTGCACCATCGTAGCCGGTGTCGATGCGTCGATTAAAACAGCCCGTTCGTGTACCGGCCCTGGTTGTAGTAGGCCTGGGTGTTCTGCGGCGGCAGGTAGGTCGGTGCACAGAAGGTCTTCGTAACGGCAGGCAGCGTTACGGTGCTGTAGATCGTTTGAGCCTGCTGCTGATCGCGTTGCACCTCCGTCCTGGTGACGTAGACCGTCTGGAAACCGCCCGGTTGCGTGACAACCGAGTTGACGGTGCGTGTAACGGCTGGCAGCGTTACCGTGCTGTAGATGGTCTGTCCTGGCAGCTGAACGGGCGGAAGCGTGACCGTGCGCGTATCAGTAACGGTCTGGTAGAAGGGCATGGTGCTGGTGACAACCGAGTTGACGGTGCGAGTCACCGCTGGCAGCTGAACGGTGGAATAACTGATCTGTGGCGGAAGCGTTACGGGTGGTAACGTAACGGTTTCATAGGCAGTTTGCACCACCTGACTGGTGCGTGTTAAGACGGACGTCTCCGTACGGGTCACCGGTGGAAGCTGCACGGTCGAGTAGATCGTCTGGGCTGGTAGAGTAACGGGTGGAAGCGTTACCGTGCGGTAGTCCTGCACGGTCTGGATGAcgggtgtggtggtggtgtagaCCGAGGTCTCGGTACGTGTCACAGGCGGAAGCTGTACGGTCGAGTAAACGACCTGCGGTGGCAGCGTTACCGGAGGCTGCGTAACGGTGCGTGTTTCCGTCAGCGTACGGAAAACCGGAGTTGCGGATACGACGGTCGTGGTGGACACGATCGGTGGCAGCGTTACGGTGTTGTAGACCGTCTGGCCCGGCAGCTGCTGTGGCGGTGCGGTGTACGTGGTGGTGCTTGTGACCGTCTGGTAGAGGGGCACGGTTGCCGTGTAGGTGCTGGTGATGTAGATGGATGACACGACCGTCTGTTCGTCATTGTAGCCGGGTACGTTAACTGTCTCCGTGTAACGCTGATAGTCGGTTTCCGTCTGCGTGACGTACACCGTTTCCGGGAGTGGGCAGCTTGGCTTCGGGTAGAAGTATCCTTCGAACTGCTCCGCATTCGCGCAAGCCAACGTGGCCAGCAGGAGGGCGATTAGTTTCTGcgataaaaagacaaaataagaaaaggAAGATCACATACGACGCCACATCGAGCACATTAGTCATTCCGTTGGCGTCGAAAAGGAACCAGACAAGGAACGTCGGTATGCGAGGCCGTTCGGCGGTTTAGTGAACCATTTCGATAAGCGGGAATTCCTCCGTGGGAATGAAGGCGAAAGTGCCCAGCCGTGATTAGCATAGTCGTGTCGCAAGCAGTGGAGTTGTGGAATTTTATCGAAAACTCGCACGGGAATACGACCAGCCTGCTTTGGTCCCGCGGACCTGGTGGGCCGATAAGCGATGCGAGCAAGGATaaacataaatcattcaaatgATCGGGGTGTTGAAAGCAAAAGGCCCATTTTTCTTGTCGCAATGAACGATGCCACATGATTAACGCCACACTTTCTGCCCAAACCCATCGGCCACAGGGCATAGACTGCCGAGCCTCGAAGTGGAGACTCCTGCGGTCTAGTCGTCCTTGACCGTGGATTAATTATAGAGCGAGCCTGCGAGAGGCAGAATGATGAGTACGATATTCAAATGACACCGTGAAGGGCCGGCGAGTGAGTCCAAAGCATGCGAGATGGATTAGGTATTCCTTTTCTTGAGCTTATGATAATGCCGCTCATCAGATCTTCTTAGAGCTTTCGAGACAATGGTGGGCTGTttagttttgaataattttctatGGCCGTTAATTTTCATTTAGCGTGCTAATTAGGCAACGAGTGCCAGTGGGAAAGTTCGTTAGCGTGGATGGCCATGTTTCTAAGGTGAACATGCTACGAGCGCGTCTTACGCAAGGCGTGTTTGCTGGGCTCAATCAAACGCCTCCGGATAATAGCGGTTTAGCCCTGAATCCTAGTAGACGATTGCAAGACGCCTGAAGGTATGCAATGTATGTCAACGGAGCATACTCGATCTACGATCAATATTTGAATAAAGTGCACGTTACGCAACGAATCCTCGCAGCCCGGCGGGCAAGAAATGTTGGGACTACGTTTCGAGATTTTTGCCAAATACAACGGGTAAACATTGCCAAACGCGTGGCATTTAGCTGCTCACACGGACATCTGCTTCGATTGCGCTCGCCACACGCTACGTCCGGTTGTGCTAATCAATCTTCATTGCACTCCCCTGAGCTGTCTGTGTCAATGCCAGCTCAAAGCATTCGTCCAGGTCTGTGACAGATCTCCCACCATCCGATGGCTCCGAAATTCGCAACTTCACTCTGCACGAAAATTCCTTCACGACACCGCTCAAATAGATCGTCCAAACATGCGCGTCTCCCGTTCCTCACGGATGCACCGCGCGTGCTGCAACTCACCATGCTGGGCAACAGTTTTCACGCCGGATCTCAAATCTCTACCACACCAAGGCACTCGGGACACTCGGGAATGTGCTCCTGCTCGAGCCTTAAAAATGTCACTTGATCACTTTCGTTTTTGACGGATCGATCCCAAGATCGCGGGAAGAACACGTACTATTTTCGCGCGTCTCCGTACCACCGAGCTCGCTTGGCCAGTGTTAGACTGATCGCTTCTCGTCTGCATGCCGATCTTTTTATATGACGATGTGTCAGCTCGCGGCTCGAAGATCGACGATCGACCGCGGAGAAGAGTGCGAATCTCGGCAggtatttcttctttttcgcccaAAAACGGATGGGGCGCTCGGAGCGCATTCGTGGCTTCGTCCACGATGGAAGCTTCAACGGGGCAATCGACCGTTGGTGGGGAGGAGAGAGGCGTACCCAAGCTGTCCAAATAATGGAGCGAAATAGCACACCGTTGTGGAAAAGAAGTCCACTCAAAGCCCACCGGACCTTAGTGGATGGATGATCAGAAGATCTGTCTTAGATCGCCCTGCCAGGCGAGTTGTTGCTGTCTTTTTCGCACCTGTCACCGGTGGTAGTGTTGGTAGTCGGTGACTTGCGTGAAGATCGTGTAGATGGTTTGTGACGTgctattatttaattttctgaTTCCACCCAGCCAGTTCCTGAGCtgaatgggagagagagagagagagcgagaggtcACGGGAGTTTCGGAAGATGGAACCGGCCGTGGTGTGGGAATGTCGCTGGTCTTTAAGGTACGGtacaaaagaaagaagataAGGCCGGCCATATTCTTCTGCTGGCGTGGAAAGATCGCcaccatttttccttccccccccctccccccgggGGGTCGGTTTTCCGCCTTCTCCACCCGAAATCAAAAGACATGCGTCACGGAATCGTGGTTTGGTGATGATCTTCTCGGCGGTCGCAGGTAGCTACAACCTTTAACGCCAATCGACCCTGATTTACTTCTGTTCGCAGCTGGAACTGCTCGCGAAAGAGCGCACAACGTTCGCGGTACAATATGAAAATATGTCGTTGAGAAACGCATGCATACATACACAAGTACAACGCAGGTCAAATGAAGCATTGGACGTGCGAAACTGCTCGGGAGTAGCAACCGTGCCGAATTGGTTCACATTTTCCAGACGCTGCGAGGCGAACGTTATCCGATTGTCGTTGaatggattttgttttcagttGCATCTCAATTTGAGGACAAATTGGATCGCGAAACTGATTCAGTGATTTAATTGCGTGTTGTTATAGAAGCGCTCCTCTGATGTTGAATGCTCCCGCAACATTTCTGCAATACAGATGCGGAGTTTGACAGTAAAAACAGTGCAATCACTGCGATGGTTCGAGCACTCCTTTACAGGTGTCAATTTGTGAGCCATTTCCGGTATTATATCACCTCTTCTGCTCGCACATGACAAGTGCCACGGTTCTGTAGATACAGCAGCGTAGTGCAGTTTGCGTTAGAAGTTATCGCTTTAGCAATATtcgagcagcagaagcagcagaagtatgggtatgtttttttgcatcataTATTTGTTCTACGAGCTGTGATTTTCCAGGGgaagttttattttggtaCATAAGGCACATTTCAAAGATGTGTGGGTTATCTTTCAGAGATCCTCGTTGAAACATGTTTCGTAAACTGTGCTCAAAAATAACTCTTCATTTTTACGGTTATTCCACAAAACGCTCAAAACAAAGCTACGAGAGCCGTGAATCAGCGGTGCTATTGATATTAATATCAGCTAAAATGCTACCAAATGATTAATAGATTTGTGGTCGATGATCGGCTAGCGGGATGTTTTGTATCCTGCTGTGGCCTATGCATTCTTCGAGATTTGAGTGGGCTGAACGGGGAGTGCTTGGCCACCTGCCATCGATTCCGGCACACGCCTGTCAAAATCGGTGGCATTGAGCGATGAACATCTGTTTGCGCATCCATTTTCACAGATCCGGCTACGCTCTATATACGCTGGGTGTGGGATccggagcgaaaaaaacactgcagCTGGAAGAAACTAAAACTGTGATAGTTTGTGCAGCAGCTCAACAGTATGCAATAAAATTGTTCTTGATTTAAATTGTAGGTAACACGGTGTGATGCTTCtagaaatatttcaagaaGTTAATGTAACGTCTCATATCTTATCACTTTTGTGATCTAACAGTCAAATAATTGCGCTCAGCTGAGGTTAACGGAAATTGACTCGTGGATGCTCACACGAACACGTTTTCAGCTTCAGTTTTTCAAAAACGATAACACAATGCTCTGCCCGCACGCCCTTTCGATGACAGGGCGTCGGTTGGGCCATCATTTGTCACCCCACCAGCTCACTGGCAAGATGGCCCAAGCGCACAAGGATTTGGGAATTGGTTTGAATAAAGCGCTCCAATTAGAACACCAACAATGGGTGGACCGTGCTTTCGAACGACCGAATGACCAAACCACTATCGGGCTGGGAACGATCGGGCACCAT encodes:
- the LOC128726765 gene encoding mucin-2-like translates to MKLIALLLATLACANAEQFEGYFYPKPSCPLPETVYVTQTETDYQRYTETVNVPGYNDEQTVVSSIYITSTYTATVPLYQTVTSTTTYTAPPQQLPGQTVYNTVTLPPIVSTTTVVSATPVFRTLTETRTVTQPPVTLPPQVVYSTVQLPPVTRTETSVYTTTTPVIQTVQDYRTVTLPPVTLPAQTIYSTVQLPPVTRTETSVLTRTSQVVQTAYETVTLPPVTLPPQISYSTVQLPAVTRTVNSVVTSTMPFYQTVTDTRTVTLPPVQLPGQTIYSTVTLPAVTRTVNSVVTQPGGFQTVYVTRTEVQRDQQQAQTIYSTVTLPAVTKTFCAPTYLPPQNTQAYYNQGRYTNGLF